The following nucleotide sequence is from Burkholderia gladioli.
ATCAGGTGCGGCGAGGTGTGGCAGCCGACGCGATAACCGGCCTTCAGCAGGATGGTTTCGAGGAACGCGCAGGTCGAGCCCTTGCCGTTGGTGCCGCCGACCGTGATCACCGGGCACGAGAAGCTCAGTCCGAGCGCCTCCTTGACCAGGGTGATGCGGGCCAGGCCCATGTCGATACCGACCGGATGCGCGGTTTCGAGGTGCGAGAGCCAGGCCTCGAGAGTAGGAAATGTGCTCATCTGTACCACTGCGAATCTGCAGGAACGCTGAAAAACGAAAAACGCGCCGCCCGGCCGGGCCGGACGACGCGTCGGCATGGGCCGCGCGGGGCGCGTGACTTCAGGCGAGCGCGTCGGCCGGCTGGCGCTGCAGCAGCGCGAGCAGTTGGGCGATCTCGTCGCGCATCTTGCGACGGTCGACGATCATGTCGATCGCGCCCGACTTCAGCAGGAATTCCGAGCGCTGGAAGCCTTCCGGCAGCTTCTCGCGCACCGTCTGCTCGATCACGCGCGGGCCGGCGAAGCCGATCAGTGCCTTCGGCTCGGCGATCACCACGTCGCCGAGGAAGGCGAAGCTGGCCGACACGCCGCCCATGGTCGGATCGGTCAGCACCGAGATGAACGGCAGCTTGGCTTCCGCGAGCTTGGTCAGCATCGCGGTGGTCTTGGCCATCTGCATCAGCGACAGCAGGCTTTCCTGCATCCGCGCGCCGCCCGAGGCGGTCACGCAGATGAAGGGCACGTGCTGCTCGAGCGCGTTCTGCGCGCCGCGCGCGAAGCGCTCGCCGACCACCGAGCCCATCGAGCCGCCCATGAACGAGAATTCGAAGCAGGCCGCCACCACCGGCAGCGTGCGGATCGCGCCGCCCATCACCACCATCGCGTCGGTTTCGCCGGTTTCGTCCATCGCTTCCTTGAGACGATCCGGGTACTTGCGGCTGTCCTTGAACTTCAGCGTGTCGACCGGCACGATTTCCTGGCCGATCTCGTAGCGGCCTTCCGGATCGAGCAGCGCGTCCAGGCGCTCGCGCGCG
It contains:
- the accD gene encoding acetyl-CoA carboxylase, carboxyltransferase subunit beta, translating into MSWLDKLLPPKIKQTDPKSRKGIPEGLWVKCPSCEAVLYRSDVEANLHVCPKCDHHMRIGARERLDALLDPEGRYEIGQEIVPVDTLKFKDSRKYPDRLKEAMDETGETDAMVVMGGAIRTLPVVAACFEFSFMGGSMGSVVGERFARGAQNALEQHVPFICVTASGGARMQESLLSLMQMAKTTAMLTKLAEAKLPFISVLTDPTMGGVSASFAFLGDVVIAEPKALIGFAGPRVIEQTVREKLPEGFQRSEFLLKSGAIDMIVDRRKMRDEIAQLLALLQRQPADALA